A stretch of Triticum aestivum cultivar Chinese Spring chromosome 1D, IWGSC CS RefSeq v2.1, whole genome shotgun sequence DNA encodes these proteins:
- the LOC123182152 gene encoding bZIP transcription factor 12, with the protein MASSRVMAASSQPPPSGSSDLARFRSASGIGSMNMDDILRNIYGEAPPSGAGAPADPAPAPEAAARRTAEEVWKEISATGGLSAPAPAPAPAGGGGGEAGGAAVMTLEDFLAREDDGRVTAVEGNMAVGFPDVGADVGAGVAGGRRRGGGAGGAGRARKRALMDPMDRAATQRQKRMIKNRESAARSRERKQAYIAELEAQVTQLEEEHAELLREQEEQNEKRLNELKEQAFQVVVRKKPSQDLRRTNSMEW; encoded by the exons GGAGCGCCAGCGGCATCGGATCCATGAACATGGACGACATCCTCCGCAACATATACGGCGAGGCGCCCCCCTCCGGCGCCGGCGCCCCGGCGGACCCCGCCCCCGCGCCggaggccgccgcccgccggacgGCCGAGGAGGTCTGGAAGGAGATCTCGGCCACCGGGGGCCtctccgcccccgcccccgcccctgcccccgccggcggcggaggcggcgaggcgggcggcgcggcCGTGATGACCCTGGAGGATTTCCTCGCCAGGGAGGACGACGGTAGGGTTACGGCGGTGGAGGGGAATATGGCGGTAGGGTTCCCCGATGTGGGGGCGGATGTGGGGGCGGGCGTGGCCGGAGGGCGACGACGAGGCGGCGGTGCCGGCGGCGCCGGAAGGGCGAGGAAGAGGGCGCTGATGGATCCCATGGACCGCGCGGCCACGCAGCGCCAGAAGCGCATGATCAAGAACCGCGAATCTGCGGCCAGGTCCAGGGAGAGGAAGCAG GCTTACATCGCAGAACTGGAGGCACAGGTCACACAGCttgaggaggaacatgccgaactgCTTAGAGAACAG GAGGAGCAAAACGAGAAGAGGCTTAACGAG CTCAAGGAACAGGCATTCCAAGTCGTCGTAAGGAAAAAACCATCGCAAGATCTTAGAAGGACCAACTCGATGGAATGGTAG